One window of Bactrocera tryoni isolate S06 chromosome 2, CSIRO_BtryS06_freeze2, whole genome shotgun sequence genomic DNA carries:
- the LOC120768018 gene encoding uncharacterized protein LOC120768018: protein MLSNFHKLMRCSSSVLQSSAPVGGRNGGGGGAGFAAGIGGSNSPASPFNINDDDPNIATCSGRGDCLNGTCLCEIRYAGDECSGFNLPYYAGISAVFYFVALVSVVQLCICIVAEYQRLKQPSMLRACRLTTQKVLYFLVFVAASLRGAFFTTPLDLQPQWAITLMSAYYPMLMTCASLIVCMWAEIFHLRDIRWEKSQFLSKSFLGFVAFNLFLYSLFGIEVFSSLIINDRQNYAHIFNGCYAVLLLIVVVFFLIYGVEVFFKLRGGFVYDQTGKILGPSEAIVNASQLHQSRLGLLSQAIMLIVIVGFLTSETLGDFWKTKVPVYSRNWHDIVFRIVEMGVAVWFPCCLWNSMAPEQLWILNPRKLLSRQIDPSIPTTSAETKSLSPEEGQSFLTKKDCWICYDSDKPEPLIQPCRCTGDVSSVHHECLKRWLVESCSSPDAQLSCKVCGFPYEIEKSKKLDWEKGFNLQHWTKTIILITLMCVAGASAWVVIQLYVDPLVRVLTVGIAVLIGYVCVKCLGENTVVAYQRAKVSSINIVTKSEMEKLHTICQDVGERPTTTAAAAAAAAAAASVGPTPTTSAMLANTVQ from the exons ATGCTATCCAATTTTCACAAATTAATGCGGTGCTCTTCGAGCGTATTGCAATCATCAGCACCTGTGGGTGGCCGCAATGGCGGTGGCGGCGGTGCTGGTTTTGCCGCCGGTATTGGTGGATCCAATTCACCAGCCTCACCTTTTAACATCAACGATGACGATCCCAATATTGCCACTTGCTCGGGACGCGGCGACTGTCTGAATGGCACATGCCTCTGTGAGATCCGTTATGCCGGCGATGAGTGTAGTGGCTTCAATTTGCCATATTACGCCGGCATCTCGGCTGTTTTCTACTTTGTCGCTTTAGTGTCTGTCGTGCAACTCTGCATCTGCATTGTGGCCGAGTATCAACGCTTGAAACAGCCCTCGATGTTGCGCGCCTGTCGGCTTACAACACAAAAGGTCTTATACTTTCTGGTATTCGTGGCAGCATCGCTGCGCGGTGCCTTCTTTACGACACCG TTGGATTTACAGCCGCAATGGGCCATCACACTGATGTCGGCATATTATCCGATGTTAATGACCTGCGCATCACTCATCGTTTGCATGTGGGCTGAG ATTTTCCATTTACGCGACATCCGTTGGGAGAAGTCACAATTTTTATCGAAGAGTTTCCTCGGCTTTGTAGCATTTAACTTATTCCTCTACAGCTTATTCGGCATTGAGGTATTTTCTTCGTTGATTATCAACGATCGGCAGAATTATGCGCACATCTTCAACGGCTGTTATGCCGTACTCTTGCTCATTGTGGTCGTTTTCTTTTTGATCTATGGCGTCGAAGTGTTTTTCAAATTGCGCGGCGGCTTCGTTTACGATCAAACTGGCAAAATACTTGGACCCAGCGAAGCGATTGTAAATGCCTCACAACTGCACCAGTCACGCTTGGGTCTACTATCACAGGCGATTATGTTAATCGTCATTGTGGGCTTCCTCACATCAGAGACATTGGGTGATTTCTGGAAAACAAA ggtGCCAGTGTACTCACGCAATTGGCATGACATTGTCTTCCGCATTGTAGAGATGGGTGTTGCTGTTTGGTTCCCTTGCTGCTTGTGGAATTCAATGGCGCCCGAACAGCTGTGGATCTTAAATCCGCGTAAATTGCTGTCGCGTCAAATTGACCCATCTATACCGACCACATCGGCGGAAACCAAGAGCCTCTCACCCGAGGAAGGTCAATCGTTTTTGACGAAAAAAGACTGTTGGATTTGTTATGATAGTGACAAGCCCGAACCGCTCATACAGCCATGCCGCTGCACCGGCGATGTCAGTTCTGTACATCATGAGTGTCTCAAACGTTGGCTCGTGGAGAGCTGTAGTTCGCCAGATGCGCAGTTGTCGTGTAAAGTTTGTGGTTTCCCGTATGAAATTGAGAAGAGCAAAAA ACTCGACTGGGAGAAGGGCTTCAACTTGCAACACTGGACCAAGACAATCATACTGATCACGCTAATGTGCGTCGCCGGCGCCAGCGCTTGGGTGGTCATTCAACTGTATGTTGATCCGCTGGTGCGCGTACTCACCGTCGGCATTGCCGTGCTCATTGGCTATGTGTGTGTCAAGTGTTTGGGCGAGAACACAGTGGTGGCATATCAACGcgccaaagtcagctcaattaATATAGTGACGAAATCGGAAATGGAAAAGCTACACACCATCTGTCAAGACGTCGGCGAacggccaacaacaacagcggcagcaGCGGCGGCTGCAGCAGCTGCAGCCAGCGTTGgaccaacaccaacaacaagcgCTATGTTAGCCAACACTGTGCAATGA